The Thermoproteota archaeon sequence AGCTGGAGGATTGGAGAATCCGACTCAATGATGATCAAGCTGGAGCTTAGGTCAGCCGCTCCGGTTAGTCAACCTTTTTAGGTCACATCTTGTTTCATAAGTGAATGAAACCCGAAGACTGGCTGCACAGGGCTGAAATGTTCCTCAGAGCCGCAAGGAGGAACTTGGAGGCCGGAGACTACGCCATATCTTGCTTCGACTCTCAACAGGCCGCGGAGCTTGCATTAAAGGCCCTGCACATATGCAGGTTCGGCTCAAAACCCTACACACATAACTTGGTAGCCTTGGCCGAACCATTCGGGCTCGAACACGATTTTCTGCTCACCCTATCCCTGTTCTACACCCTATCAAGGTGTCCTGAGGGTGAATCCATCTCCTTCTCTAGGGAGGTGGCCCTGAGGTGCGTCGAAACGGCGAGTGAGGTGGTGGAGTTTGTCAGGAGGGAGATGGAGGGAGGCTGTTGAGGAGTTCGCGGGGTGGGTGAGGGAGCGCTACGGTGGGGGTGTAGTGATAGTCTTCGGAAGCAGGGCCAGAGATGAGAGCTATGCCGCAAGCGATACTGATCTCTTAGCGATACTGGACCGGTCTGACTTGGACACGCTATTGGAGCTGTTCAGGAAGGCCCACCTAGTGGGGATCCCCAATCCAGAGGTACACCTGTTCTCTGTGGACGAGGCTTTCAGGGAGGCTCGGGGGAACACTGTGATCATGGACGCGCTGCTCGAGGGGATCACGTTCTTGGACACCTTCGGGATTGTGGAGGAGCTGAGGAGGAGGGGGCTAGAGAGGAGGAAGGATGGATGGTGGCCGTCCATATCCCATCCCACCACTTAGCGCTGTGGGTGGGCCTTGCGAGAGGGGGAAGCGACCCAGCTTCGAATCACCACGCTGTCATAAAGCGAGAGCTTGATTGGAGTCATGCCTTAACATCCCTGTGGGGGCTTCTTGACTCCCGGTCGAGTTCCTCGCAACGATGGACCTTTAACCGAGAACCCATCCATCTACTGACCCCAGCACCCTCCATGCTTGGATCCGGTGGGTCAAGGGACCTAGCCCCTCACGGAAGCTCGGCCTGTGGAGGAAACGCAACTTGATCCTCCAGACTATCGGTCAGCCCGGGCCCTGAGTTACCTCAGTAGCTCGTGGAGTAGGCGGTAGGTGCTAGCGGAGAGTCCCCCATCCATGTCGTAAATGGCTCCCGTTATGTAACTAGCATCATCCGAAGCTAGGAAGACGGCAAGCCTCGCTACATCTTCTGGCCTCCCCAATCTCCCTGCAGGAGTGAGCCTTTTCCTCTTTCTAAGCTCCTCCTCGGTGTACTCGCTCATCAGCATATCCGTTAGTACTGGCCCCGGGCATATCGCGTTGACCCTGACGCCCTTGGGGCCCCACTCAACGGCTGCCTGCCTCGTCAGGATGATTACTCCGGCCTTGGACGCGCTGTAGGCACCCCCACCCTCCAAGGGCGTGTGCCCAGCCACGGATGCTACATTAACTATGCTCCCGCCACCCTGACGGATCATCCTAATCCCAAAGCTCCTCATCGCGTAGAAGACGCCGTTCAGATTCACTAAAATGACCCTATCCCATTCCTCAGGGGACACTTCCTCGAGCGGAGCCTTCGATATGATGCCCGCGTTGTTCACGAGGACATCCATCTTCCCGAACTCCTCGAAGACTATGGACGCCATCTCCTCCACTTGGTCTGGATCTGAGACATCAGCCCTCACCGCTATAGCCCTTCTCCCCATCTCCCTTACCCTCTCCACGATTTCCTCAGCTTCCCTCGATCTCGTCCTATAGTTTACCACAACGTCAGCTCCCTCTCTAGCGAACTCCGTGGCTATGGCCCTTCCTATCCCTCTGCTGGCGCCGGTGATCACCGCAACCTTATCCTTCAGCTTCATGAAACCCCCTTCTAGATTGACGGGCTAACATAAATCGGTGATGCCACTCCACCGACAGCGACTATTTCGAGCCTTTGATAAGGACGTGCGCGAGCGGACACCGAGATATCACAACTAGTCGAGGACGCTCATCTTCCGACTCATTGAGGTAACTCTCAGATAGGTACTCGTCTCGTGATATAATGGATGTTGGTAATTCTCCCGCTATCGCTTAAAGATGGCAGCTTCATGGAACAGGGGGATGTGATGGTCGCCATCAGGAGGATGAGGGACGAAGATGTCGAGGAAGTCGGGAGGATGTACGCTGACTTTTACTCTTACCACAGAAGGATAATGGGGAGCGATGTCACCTACTCCCCCGAGTGGGGGATTGAGGAGCTGAGGGCAGTCGAGGGCACGGTTCTCGTGGCAGTAGATGGTTCCGAGGTTGTGGGTTTCGCTAGGGTCAAGGAGGATGAGGGGGCTTATTTCCTGAAGGAGATATATGTGAAGCCGGAGCACAGGGAGAGGGGAGTGGGGGAGTCCCTACTCAAAGCATGCGAGGAGGAGGCCGGGGGGAATCTTTACGCTAGCGTCATTCCAGCTAACTTAGCGGCACTCGATTTCTTCCTGAGGGAGGGCTACTCCTTCCTCAACTCGTTGGAGCTGACTAAGGCTGATGGAG is a genomic window containing:
- a CDS encoding HEPN domain-containing protein translates to MKPEDWLHRAEMFLRAARRNLEAGDYAISCFDSQQAAELALKALHICRFGSKPYTHNLVALAEPFGLEHDFLLTLSLFYTLSRCPEGESISFSREVALRCVETASEVVEFVRREMEGGC
- a CDS encoding nucleotidyltransferase domain-containing protein, whose protein sequence is MSGGRWREAVEEFAGWVRERYGGGVVIVFGSRARDESYAASDTDLLAILDRSDLDTLLELFRKAHLVGIPNPEVHLFSVDEAFREARGNTVIMDALLEGITFLDTFGIVEELRRRGLERRKDGWWPSISHPTT
- a CDS encoding GNAT family N-acetyltransferase is translated as MVAIRRMRDEDVEEVGRMYADFYSYHRRIMGSDVTYSPEWGIEELRAVEGTVLVAVDGSEVVGFARVKEDEGAYFLKEIYVKPEHRERGVGESLLKACEEEAGGNLYASVIPANLAALDFFLREGYSFLNSLELTKADGEVETVVLGRVVEAVTPAGFKLGRLNYEVLEGEYCISICDEVPSNFLAMVRDSGELTVVSKTRCGEKAECGYRVIRFPNLPLELVGLMAVISNSLASEGISILAISSYSSDFILVKEKDLERALNSLRRISTLRKTS
- a CDS encoding 3-oxoacyl-ACP reductase family protein is translated as MKLKDKVAVITGASRGIGRAIATEFAREGADVVVNYRTRSREAEEIVERVREMGRRAIAVRADVSDPDQVEEMASIVFEEFGKMDVLVNNAGIISKAPLEEVSPEEWDRVILVNLNGVFYAMRSFGIRMIRQGGGSIVNVASVAGHTPLEGGGAYSASKAGVIILTRQAAVEWGPKGVRVNAICPGPVLTDMLMSEYTEEELRKRKRLTPAGRLGRPEDVARLAVFLASDDASYITGAIYDMDGGLSASTYRLLHELLR